A section of the Kribbella sp. HUAS MG21 genome encodes:
- a CDS encoding cobalamin B12-binding domain-containing protein, which yields METSVPGGLRIGALSKRAGVSEHVLRAWESRYGLLSPSRSAGGFRLYSDADLRRVQRMRAYLADGLSAAEAARAVLAESDRTLPAPLPGAGSATELRAALDDLDERAAHAVLDQLFGALSVEAVIRDVLMPYLHELGDRWEHGEVTVGQEHFASNVVRSRLAALSTGWGAGHGPRALLACPPGELHDIALLSFGLVLRRSGWRVVFLGADSPMADVERTAGALGPELVMLAAADRARFDAIRPDLVRVAQGRSLALAGAGASTELAAAVGAQYVDLDPVSAAQRLAER from the coding sequence GAGCAAGCGCGCCGGTGTCAGCGAGCACGTCCTCCGGGCCTGGGAGAGCCGCTACGGCCTGCTGTCCCCGAGCCGGTCGGCGGGCGGCTTCCGGCTGTACTCCGACGCCGACCTGCGCCGGGTCCAGCGGATGCGGGCGTACCTGGCCGACGGGCTGTCCGCCGCGGAGGCGGCCCGTGCTGTGCTGGCCGAGTCCGATCGGACGCTGCCGGCCCCGCTTCCAGGCGCGGGCAGTGCGACGGAGCTGCGGGCCGCTCTGGACGACCTCGACGAGCGGGCAGCGCACGCCGTACTGGACCAGCTGTTCGGCGCGCTGAGCGTCGAGGCCGTCATCCGCGACGTGCTGATGCCTTACCTGCACGAGCTGGGCGACCGCTGGGAGCACGGCGAGGTGACCGTCGGCCAGGAGCATTTCGCCAGCAACGTGGTCAGGTCTCGCCTCGCCGCGCTGTCGACGGGCTGGGGCGCCGGCCACGGACCGCGGGCCCTGCTCGCCTGTCCGCCCGGTGAACTGCACGACATCGCCTTGCTGTCGTTCGGTCTGGTGCTGCGCCGGTCGGGGTGGCGGGTCGTGTTCCTCGGCGCCGACTCGCCGATGGCCGACGTCGAGCGGACCGCGGGCGCGCTGGGACCCGAGCTCGTCATGCTGGCTGCCGCGGATCGCGCGCGCTTCGACGCGATCCGTCCCGATCTCGTCCGGGTCGCGCAGGGCCGCTCTCTCGCGCTGGCCGGGGCCGGTGCGTCCACGGAGCTCGCCGCCGCGGTCGGAGCGCAGTACGTCGATCTCGACCCGGTCTCCGCGGCGCAGCGATTGGCCGAGCGATGA
- a CDS encoding SRPBCC family protein, translating to MIVIEREVTVAADIERVFGYLADFRTTEEWDPGTVRTTLVAGDGGPGTTYHNTSRFNGRETELTYVVEERSHPDRIVLRGENRTVVARDTMTFHAEPHGTRVSYRAEFRLKGLARLAEPFLRGSFDRLGEEAEQGLRNALSKLTA from the coding sequence ATGATCGTCATCGAACGCGAAGTCACGGTTGCCGCCGACATCGAGCGAGTCTTCGGCTACCTCGCGGACTTCCGCACCACGGAGGAGTGGGATCCCGGCACCGTCCGCACCACCCTCGTCGCGGGCGACGGCGGGCCCGGTACGACGTACCACAACACCTCTCGCTTCAACGGCCGCGAGACCGAACTCACCTATGTGGTCGAGGAACGGTCCCACCCCGACCGAATCGTCCTCCGCGGCGAGAACCGCACGGTCGTCGCCCGCGACACCATGACCTTCCACGCCGAACCCCACGGCACCCGCGTCAGCTACCGAGCGGAGTTCCGACTGAAGGGCCTCGCCCGGCTCGCCGAACCGTTCCTGCGCGGCTCCTTCGACCGGCTCGGCGAAGAGGCCGAACAAGGCCTCCGCAACGCCCTGAGCAAACTGACCGCATGA
- a CDS encoding Arc family DNA-binding protein — MAAITVRSLDDEVKQRLRVRAAKHGRSMEAEVREILVDAVADEEEPKSWLLLLHERCAAIGGVELDIPPRTGGHRPVVEFD, encoded by the coding sequence ATGGCGGCAATCACTGTGCGAAGTCTCGATGACGAGGTGAAGCAGCGGCTGCGGGTCCGGGCGGCGAAGCACGGCCGCTCGATGGAGGCCGAGGTGCGGGAGATCCTGGTCGACGCTGTGGCCGACGAAGAGGAGCCGAAGAGCTGGCTGCTCCTGCTGCACGAGCGCTGTGCGGCGATCGGCGGGGTCGAGTTGGACATTCCGCCGCGGACCGGCGGGCACCGCCCGGTGGTGGAGTTCGACTGA
- a CDS encoding SDR family oxidoreductase → MTRVLVTGATGYIGGRLVPELLAAGYAVRVLARHPERLDTRPWRSRIEVVAGDASDPAALTRALDCVDVTYYLIHSMGSGRRFEVRDRRTALAFGTACRESGVGRIVYLGGLHPDDEDLSPHLGSRREVGEILLASGVPTAVLRAAVIIGSGSASFEMLRYLTERLPVMVTPRWLDTRIQPIAVRDVLRYLVGSAQLPADVNRGFDIGGPDVLTYRAMMQRYAAVAGLRPRRIMTVPLLTPGLSSHWVGLVTPVPSGIARPLVDSLVHEVVCKEHDIDQYVAPRPEGGIGFDRAVELALKKVHDLDVSTSWASASTPGAPSDPLPGDPDWAGGSLYVDERDCTVDAPPEHLWKVIEGIGGRRGWYSWRLGWWTRGLLDRIVGGPGLRRGRLHPDTLAVGDPLDWWRVETLERGRLLRLRAEMRLPGQAWLELRAGTDGNGRTLFRQRALFHPRGLPGELYWAAVRPFHDVVFGGMQRNIAHAAERTEENP, encoded by the coding sequence ATGACCCGCGTCCTGGTCACCGGAGCCACGGGCTACATCGGCGGGCGGCTGGTCCCCGAGCTGCTGGCCGCCGGATACGCCGTTCGCGTCCTGGCGCGGCACCCGGAGCGGCTCGACACCCGCCCGTGGCGGTCGCGGATCGAGGTCGTGGCCGGCGACGCGTCCGATCCGGCCGCGCTGACGAGAGCGCTGGACTGCGTCGACGTCACGTACTACCTGATCCACTCGATGGGCTCCGGACGGCGCTTCGAGGTCCGTGACCGGCGTACCGCGTTGGCGTTCGGGACCGCCTGCCGCGAATCCGGTGTGGGGCGGATCGTGTATCTCGGCGGGCTGCATCCGGACGACGAGGACCTATCGCCGCACCTCGGATCCCGCCGCGAGGTGGGGGAGATCCTGCTGGCGAGCGGTGTCCCGACCGCCGTACTCCGGGCCGCGGTGATCATCGGCTCCGGCTCGGCGTCGTTCGAGATGCTGCGCTACCTCACCGAACGGCTCCCGGTGATGGTGACGCCGCGCTGGCTGGACACACGGATCCAGCCGATCGCGGTCCGCGACGTACTGCGCTACCTGGTCGGCTCCGCACAGCTGCCGGCCGACGTGAACCGTGGCTTCGACATCGGCGGTCCGGACGTGCTGACGTACCGCGCGATGATGCAGCGGTATGCGGCCGTCGCGGGACTGCGCCCGCGGCGGATCATGACCGTGCCACTGCTGACGCCCGGCCTGTCGAGCCATTGGGTCGGTCTCGTCACGCCGGTGCCGAGCGGTATCGCCCGCCCGCTCGTCGACAGCCTGGTCCACGAGGTGGTCTGCAAAGAGCACGACATCGACCAGTACGTCGCACCGCGGCCTGAGGGCGGCATCGGGTTCGACCGGGCTGTCGAGCTCGCGCTGAAGAAGGTGCACGACCTGGACGTCAGCACGTCGTGGGCATCGGCCTCGACGCCGGGCGCACCGAGCGATCCACTGCCGGGCGATCCGGACTGGGCGGGCGGCTCGCTGTACGTCGACGAGCGCGACTGCACCGTCGACGCGCCGCCGGAACACCTCTGGAAGGTGATCGAGGGCATCGGCGGCCGCCGCGGCTGGTACTCGTGGCGGCTCGGCTGGTGGACCCGCGGCCTGCTCGACCGCATCGTCGGTGGCCCCGGGCTGCGCCGCGGCCGGCTGCATCCCGACACCTTGGCGGTGGGTGACCCGCTGGACTGGTGGCGGGTCGAGACGCTGGAGCGTGGCCGGCTGCTCCGGCTGCGCGCCGAGATGCGACTGCCCGGCCAGGCGTGGCTCGAGTTGCGGGCCGGCACCGACGGGAACGGTCGCACACTGTTCCGGCAGCGCGCACTGTTCCATCCGCGCGGCCTGCCGGGGGAGCTGTACTGGGCGGCCGTCCGCCCGTTCCACGACGTCGTCTTCGGCGGGATGCAGCGCAACATCGCGCACGCCGCCGAACGAACGGAGGAGAACCCATGA
- a CDS encoding type II toxin-antitoxin system VapC family toxin, giving the protein MIVLDTNVVSEVMKTSPDAAVWQWLHRNLGKELCITAITVAEIHDGIERMPTGRRRKQVREAADVPFSFAEPDALSFTAEAAMAYSVVMRDRRRAGLPIEPLDAQIAAICLVEQAALATRNTEDFARTGVELINPWE; this is encoded by the coding sequence ATGATCGTTCTCGACACCAACGTCGTCTCCGAAGTCATGAAGACCTCCCCGGATGCCGCGGTGTGGCAGTGGCTGCACCGCAATCTGGGGAAGGAGCTGTGCATCACCGCGATCACCGTTGCCGAGATTCACGACGGCATCGAGCGGATGCCGACCGGCCGGCGGCGCAAACAGGTGCGCGAAGCGGCGGACGTGCCGTTCTCCTTCGCGGAGCCCGATGCCTTGTCCTTCACCGCGGAAGCTGCGATGGCCTATTCGGTGGTGATGCGCGACCGGCGCCGGGCCGGACTGCCGATCGAACCCTTGGACGCGCAGATCGCGGCGATCTGTCTCGTGGAGCAGGCGGCACTCGCGACCCGGAACACCGAGGACTTCGCCCGCACCGGTGTCGAACTGATCAACCCCTGGGAGTGA
- a CDS encoding SDR family NAD(P)-dependent oxidoreductase yields the protein MSGFLDTLLDRTVVLGYTRIGYRIRSRHWPVDDPAPHALAGKTAVVTGARSGLGKATAAGLARLGATVRLVVRDADRAATTLADLRREQPEAEFVLDECDIADLDAVRRYAAGLTGPVHALIHNAGVMPKRRTESPQGHELTLATHVLGPLLLTELLRPNLTEGRVILVASGGMYTQPLPADPEYRDTPYRGATAYARTKRIQIALTPLLAAHLAPTFVATMHPGWSQTPGLARSLPTFTKLTKPLLRTPTQATDTTLWLTATTPTPPTGTFWHDRHPRPPHYSRKTRTPTESTQATWTYCTTAAGIP from the coding sequence ATGAGCGGGTTCCTGGACACCCTCCTGGACCGCACGGTCGTCTTGGGCTACACGCGGATCGGCTACCGCATCCGGAGCCGTCACTGGCCCGTCGACGACCCGGCGCCCCACGCGCTGGCCGGCAAGACCGCCGTAGTCACCGGAGCCCGCTCCGGACTCGGCAAGGCGACGGCCGCGGGCCTCGCGCGCCTGGGTGCGACAGTCCGGCTCGTGGTCCGCGACGCGGACCGGGCCGCCACCACACTCGCCGACCTGCGCCGCGAGCAACCCGAGGCGGAGTTCGTCCTCGACGAGTGCGACATCGCCGACCTGGACGCCGTCCGCCGCTACGCCGCCGGCCTGACGGGCCCCGTCCACGCGTTGATCCACAACGCCGGCGTCATGCCGAAACGCCGTACCGAGTCGCCCCAAGGCCACGAACTGACCCTGGCCACGCACGTCCTCGGCCCGCTCCTCCTGACCGAACTACTCCGCCCCAACCTCACCGAAGGCCGCGTCATCCTGGTCGCCTCCGGAGGCATGTACACCCAACCCCTACCCGCCGACCCGGAATACCGCGACACCCCCTACCGCGGCGCCACCGCCTACGCCCGCACCAAACGCATCCAGATAGCCCTGACACCTCTGTTGGCAGCCCACCTGGCCCCCACCTTCGTAGCCACCATGCACCCCGGCTGGTCCCAAACCCCCGGCCTGGCCAGATCCCTTCCCACCTTCACCAAACTCACCAAGCCCCTCCTACGCACCCCCACCCAAGCAACCGACACCACCCTCTGGCTGACCGCCACCACCCCCACACCCCCCACCGGCACCTTCTGGCACGACCGCCACCCCCGCCCACCCCACTACTCCCGAAAAACCCGGACTCCCACCGAATCCACCCAAGCCACCTGGACCTACTGCACCACCGCAGCAGGCATCCCCTGA
- a CDS encoding PspC domain-containing protein: MASALVRPANDRWIGGVCAGLARRFGISANTMRLIFVISCILPGPQFLIYVVLWILMPSER; this comes from the coding sequence ATGGCTAGCGCTCTGGTTCGCCCCGCAAATGATCGCTGGATCGGCGGTGTCTGCGCCGGACTGGCTCGCCGGTTCGGGATCTCCGCCAACACGATGCGCCTGATCTTCGTGATCAGCTGCATCCTGCCCGGCCCGCAGTTCCTGATCTACGTCGTGCTCTGGATCCTGATGCCGTCCGAGCGCTGA